A genomic region of Larus michahellis chromosome 21, bLarMic1.1, whole genome shotgun sequence contains the following coding sequences:
- the LOC141733577 gene encoding triggering receptor expressed on myeloid cells 2-like isoform X3, whose protein sequence is MEKLMHPIFLVFLSASCAAENVTVVYGIEGGTISVNCTYNPRQQRWREKSWCKQIDETKCQHVVSARRFWLTFLKNRNGSTSISDNVREGVLTVTMKRLKKQDAGLYQCKTDYLGETNTLRKVQVEVLTAVLETQMPEEPSAVQSISRKNRETEEKNPNEHQVLPFAGDLAHDGISPSWESTA, encoded by the exons ATGGAGAAGCTCATGCACCCCATCTTCTTGGTCTTCTTGTCAG CATCCTGTGCTGCAGAGAACGTCACTGTGGTGTATGGAATAGAGGGGGGCACCATTTCTGTCAACTGCACCTATAACCCCCGGCAGCAGCGGTGGAGAGAAAAGAGCTGGTGCAAGCAGATCGATGAGACCAAGTGCCAACATGTGGTGAGCGCCAGGCGCTTCTGGCTGACATTCCTAAAGAACAGGAATGGCAGCACCTCCATCAGTGACAATGTCCGTGAAGGGGTCCTGACAGTGACCATGAAGCGACTCAAGAAGCAGGATGCTGGGTTGTACCAGTGTAAAACTGACTACCTGGGTGAAACAAACACCTTAAGGAAAGTGCAAGTGGAAGTGCTGACAG CTGTCCTGGAGACCCAAATGCCAGAGGAGCCTAGTGCTGTGCAGAGCATCTCCAG gaagaacagagaaacagaggagaagaaCCCAAATGAGCATCAGGTCCTCCCTTTCGCTGGTGACCTTGCACATGATGGAATCAGCCCTTCCTGGGAAAGCACTGCTTAG
- the LOC141733577 gene encoding triggering receptor expressed on myeloid cells 2-like isoform X2: MEKLMHPIFLVFLSASCAAENVTVVYGIEGGTISVNCTYNPRQQRWREKSWCKQIDETKCQHVVSARRFWLTFLKNRNGSTSISDNVREGVLTVTMKRLKKQDAGLYQCKTDYLGETNTLRKVQVEVLTAVLETQMPEEPSAVQSISSRKNRETEEKNPNEHQVLPFAGDLAHDGISPSWESTA; this comes from the exons ATGGAGAAGCTCATGCACCCCATCTTCTTGGTCTTCTTGTCAG CATCCTGTGCTGCAGAGAACGTCACTGTGGTGTATGGAATAGAGGGGGGCACCATTTCTGTCAACTGCACCTATAACCCCCGGCAGCAGCGGTGGAGAGAAAAGAGCTGGTGCAAGCAGATCGATGAGACCAAGTGCCAACATGTGGTGAGCGCCAGGCGCTTCTGGCTGACATTCCTAAAGAACAGGAATGGCAGCACCTCCATCAGTGACAATGTCCGTGAAGGGGTCCTGACAGTGACCATGAAGCGACTCAAGAAGCAGGATGCTGGGTTGTACCAGTGTAAAACTGACTACCTGGGTGAAACAAACACCTTAAGGAAAGTGCAAGTGGAAGTGCTGACAG CTGTCCTGGAGACCCAAATGCCAGAGGAGCCTAGTGCTGTGCAGAGCATCTCCAG caggaagaacagagaaacagaggagaagaaCCCAAATGAGCATCAGGTCCTCCCTTTCGCTGGTGACCTTGCACATGATGGAATCAGCCCTTCCTGGGAAAGCACTGCTTAG
- the LOC141733577 gene encoding triggering receptor expressed on myeloid cells 2-like isoform X1, with translation MEKLMHPIFLVFLSASCAAENVTVVYGIEGGTISVNCTYNPRQQRWREKSWCKQIDETKCQHVVSARRFWLTFLKNRNGSTSISDNVREGVLTVTMKRLKKQDAGLYQCKTDYLGETNTLRKVQVEVLTAVLETQMPEEPSAVQSISSIPPEADFTVFYIIAGFLVTKFMVAVLIFVIGISRKNRETEEKNPNEHQVLPFAGDLAHDGISPSWESTA, from the exons ATGGAGAAGCTCATGCACCCCATCTTCTTGGTCTTCTTGTCAG CATCCTGTGCTGCAGAGAACGTCACTGTGGTGTATGGAATAGAGGGGGGCACCATTTCTGTCAACTGCACCTATAACCCCCGGCAGCAGCGGTGGAGAGAAAAGAGCTGGTGCAAGCAGATCGATGAGACCAAGTGCCAACATGTGGTGAGCGCCAGGCGCTTCTGGCTGACATTCCTAAAGAACAGGAATGGCAGCACCTCCATCAGTGACAATGTCCGTGAAGGGGTCCTGACAGTGACCATGAAGCGACTCAAGAAGCAGGATGCTGGGTTGTACCAGTGTAAAACTGACTACCTGGGTGAAACAAACACCTTAAGGAAAGTGCAAGTGGAAGTGCTGACAG CTGTCCTGGAGACCCAAATGCCAGAGGAGCCTAGTGCTGTGCAGAGCATCTCCAG CATCCCTCCTGAAGCTGATTTCACTGTCTTCTATATCATTGCTGGATTCCTGGTTACTAAATTCATGGTGGCTGTGCTGATCTTTGTCATTGGCATcagcaggaagaacagagaaacagaggagaagaaCCCAAATGAGCATCAGGTCCTCCCTTTCGCTGGTGACCTTGCACATGATGGAATCAGCCCTTCCTGGGAAAGCACTGCTTAG